Proteins encoded in a region of the Haloarcula sp. CBA1129 genome:
- a CDS encoding aminotransferase class V-fold PLP-dependent enzyme has protein sequence MNPDELRASIPALEQCTYFNTGASGPTPRPVVDAATSFLERHAFDAPAGDGPYEVAWDAIAAAREVVAGHLGTEAENVAFTRSTADGVNMIAGAIDWQPGDVVVRTDLEHPAGTLPWDRLAETHDIEVRVLETDGGRLDMADVKDAVADARLVALSSLTWTHGTRLPVADVVDAAHDAGAQVLVDAVQSVGQHPVDVTEWGADFVAAAGHKWLLGIWGGGFLYVDPDAYDRLRQTRIGYRSVEDPSADVSEYYGGARRFEVGTTSPVPYVALAAAIETVEAVGLDTVQARVERLTDRLKDGLGDRLLSPAEYESGLVTFAADDPEETVERLAAEGIVIRSLPNPEAVRASVHVFNTADDIDCLLDAL, from the coding sequence ATGAACCCAGACGAACTCCGAGCGTCGATTCCGGCACTCGAACAGTGTACGTACTTCAACACAGGGGCAAGCGGGCCGACACCGCGGCCCGTGGTCGACGCTGCAACGTCGTTTCTCGAACGGCACGCTTTCGATGCGCCGGCCGGCGACGGCCCATACGAAGTTGCGTGGGACGCCATCGCGGCGGCCCGTGAAGTTGTCGCCGGCCACCTCGGAACTGAGGCGGAAAACGTCGCGTTCACCCGCAGCACCGCTGACGGGGTCAACATGATCGCCGGGGCAATCGACTGGCAGCCCGGCGATGTTGTCGTCCGGACTGACCTCGAACATCCTGCCGGCACGCTCCCATGGGACCGGCTGGCTGAAACTCACGATATCGAGGTCCGCGTGCTGGAAACCGACGGCGGTCGGCTCGATATGGCTGACGTGAAAGACGCCGTGGCCGACGCCAGACTGGTGGCGTTGAGTTCACTCACTTGGACCCACGGGACCAGACTCCCGGTCGCGGACGTTGTCGACGCGGCCCACGATGCTGGCGCGCAGGTACTCGTCGACGCCGTCCAGTCTGTCGGGCAACATCCAGTCGATGTGACCGAATGGGGTGCTGATTTCGTCGCCGCGGCGGGCCACAAGTGGCTGCTGGGAATCTGGGGTGGTGGATTCCTCTACGTGGACCCGGACGCCTACGACCGACTGCGCCAGACCCGTATCGGCTACCGGAGCGTCGAGGACCCAAGTGCGGACGTGTCTGAATACTACGGGGGCGCACGGCGCTTCGAGGTCGGGACCACCTCGCCGGTCCCCTACGTCGCACTCGCAGCGGCCATCGAGACGGTCGAAGCTGTCGGACTCGACACGGTTCAGGCACGCGTCGAACGGCTAACCGACCGGCTCAAGGACGGTCTCGGCGACCGACTGCTGAGTCCCGCCGAATACGAGTCGGGGCTCGTCACGTTCGCTGCCGACGACCCCGAGGAGACCGTCGAACGACTCGCGGCGGAGGGGATAGTTATCAGGTCCCTACCCAACCCCGAAGCAGTCCGCGCGTCGGTCCACGTGTTCAACACCGCTGACGACATCGACTGCCTGCTCGACGCGCTGTAG
- a CDS encoding NUDIX domain-containing protein, with amino-acid sequence METRSVVTCFLRSEGEVLLLRRSDSVGSYRDQWGGVAGHVTDDAGQVRDPETAARAEIDEETGLADAVTLVRQGDSFQFDDADRGIRWAVHPFLFDCEARTVETNEETAETVWVHPPAILTRETVPRLWTAWDRVRPRVATVQENRTHGSAWLSLRALEILRDEAALANAGRSDGAETAERDGDDWNALAALAAQLRKARPSMVVVTNRINRAMAAVTDESPAAVERAATETLNHAVTADRVAAAVAAEHVGDRLATLSRSGTVRAVIDAVAPAAVLVSESRPGGEGVGVAEAFADSVAVTLTTDAAFGHELDAWSADTLVVGADRVLPDGRVVNKVGTRSAALSAAAAGVDCYAVCATDKIAPHATWEREERDPRELYDGDADIAVSNPTFDVTPASTVTVVTERGVLGRDDIEKIADAHRDRSEWIAGG; translated from the coding sequence ATGGAGACACGCTCCGTCGTGACCTGCTTCCTGCGCAGCGAGGGCGAGGTGTTGCTGTTGCGCCGGAGCGATTCCGTCGGGTCGTACCGAGACCAATGGGGTGGGGTCGCGGGGCACGTCACCGACGACGCCGGGCAGGTCCGGGACCCGGAGACGGCTGCTCGGGCCGAAATCGACGAGGAAACTGGGCTGGCCGACGCGGTCACGCTGGTCCGGCAGGGGGATTCGTTTCAGTTCGACGACGCCGACCGGGGTATCCGGTGGGCCGTCCACCCATTCCTGTTCGATTGTGAGGCCCGCACAGTCGAGACCAACGAGGAGACGGCCGAGACTGTGTGGGTCCACCCGCCCGCGATACTGACTCGTGAGACAGTCCCGCGGCTGTGGACCGCTTGGGACCGCGTTCGGCCGCGGGTGGCAACCGTCCAAGAGAACCGGACCCACGGCTCGGCGTGGCTGTCGCTCCGGGCACTGGAGATACTGCGCGACGAGGCCGCCCTTGCGAATGCCGGACGGTCTGACGGTGCTGAGACGGCAGAGCGGGACGGCGACGACTGGAACGCCCTCGCCGCGCTCGCTGCCCAACTCCGCAAGGCACGCCCCTCGATGGTCGTCGTCACCAACCGGATCAATCGAGCGATGGCCGCCGTCACCGACGAGTCGCCGGCGGCCGTCGAGCGGGCAGCGACCGAGACGCTGAACCACGCGGTGACCGCCGACCGGGTCGCTGCCGCCGTCGCCGCCGAGCACGTCGGCGACCGCCTCGCGACGCTGTCGCGCTCTGGAACGGTTCGTGCGGTGATCGACGCCGTCGCGCCAGCGGCCGTCCTCGTCTCCGAATCCCGTCCCGGCGGTGAAGGTGTCGGGGTCGCCGAGGCGTTCGCCGACAGCGTTGCGGTGACGCTGACGACCGACGCAGCCTTCGGCCACGAACTGGACGCGTGGAGCGCCGACACGCTCGTCGTCGGAGCCGACCGCGTTCTTCCGGACGGCCGCGTGGTCAATAAGGTTGGGACCCGCTCAGCAGCGCTGTCGGCGGCCGCCGCCGGCGTCGACTGTTACGCCGTGTGTGCCACCGATAAGATTGCACCGCACGCCACGTGGGAGCGAGAGGAACGCGACCCGCGGGAGCTGTACGACGGCGACGCCGACATCGCTGTGTCGAACCCGACCTTCGATGTGACGCCGGCGTCGACAGTGACGGTCGTCACTGAACGCGGCGTTCTGGGGCGGGACGATATCGAGAAGATCGCTGACGCACATCGGGACCGGAGCGAGTGGATCGCGGGTGGCTAA
- a CDS encoding MBL fold metallo-hydrolase produces the protein MTIRHDGLTVDWLGYATLRFAGDDTVVYVDPGRYGVLTGEWEPHKDGIGHPPSSDYRPEDGDVVCVTHVHHYDPDGIQRIASEDATIVAYEGIDERVGDRDLPPLSSLPYDVVEVGMKSQTTVKDVPIWSTPAYNEPDGPHTLDDGTPYHPEGFGCGFMIAVEGTRAFYPGDSDVLPGHRTLEVSLLCPPIGPRATMDRHEAAALAATIEPDLVLPVHYNTFSNLEANSREFAADVAEAGVPVVLDEQ, from the coding sequence ATGACGATTCGACACGACGGGCTGACCGTCGACTGGCTGGGGTACGCCACACTCCGGTTCGCCGGCGATGACACGGTGGTGTACGTCGACCCGGGCCGGTACGGCGTGCTCACCGGCGAGTGGGAGCCCCACAAGGACGGCATCGGCCATCCGCCCAGCAGCGACTACCGACCGGAAGACGGCGACGTGGTCTGTGTAACGCATGTCCACCACTACGACCCCGACGGAATCCAGCGCATCGCGAGCGAGGACGCGACAATCGTCGCCTACGAGGGCATCGACGAACGCGTCGGCGACCGCGACCTCCCGCCGCTGTCGTCGCTGCCGTACGATGTCGTCGAAGTCGGGATGAAATCACAGACGACGGTCAAGGACGTGCCGATCTGGTCGACACCGGCGTACAACGAGCCGGACGGGCCGCACACGCTCGACGACGGAACGCCGTACCACCCGGAGGGTTTTGGCTGTGGCTTCATGATCGCCGTCGAGGGAACCCGGGCGTTCTATCCGGGCGATTCGGACGTGCTGCCGGGCCATCGGACGCTCGAAGTCTCGCTGCTGTGTCCGCCCATCGGCCCGCGGGCGACCATGGACCGCCACGAGGCTGCTGCCCTTGCCGCGACCATCGAACCGGACCTCGTGTTGCCGGTCCACTACAACACCTTCTCGAATCTAGAGGCCAATTCCCGCGAATTTGCCGCCGACGTGGCCGAAGCTGGCGTCCCAGTCGTACTGGACGAGCAGTGA
- a CDS encoding site-2 protease family protein, whose translation MRNFHITTVWGIPIRVNISLLVFLPVLAWIIGSGAQIAVYAGIVSSLSGVTLDLTTLTAGQTPWLIGTAAAVGLFVSVALHELGHAWAAMRYGLGVESITLWILGGLASLESMPKEWNRELVIALAGPAVSVLTGIACYAALFALPASAQVTLFLVGWLAVTNLFLAVFNMVPAFPMDGGRVLRALLARKRPYAQATRIAARIGTAFAVVFAGIGIIFFAPMLLLLALFVYAAASSESRTVALAALLEGLTVDDVASPLDATIDADASIEGLVDRMFADRRTEFAVTRNGDVVGVVTVADFKELSKAEREADTVADLMETDLPRFVSDMAAFDALVELDTARASAAFVDGPDGTRMVSREDFSGAMEMRRLVGSPEPF comes from the coding sequence GTGCGAAACTTCCACATCACGACGGTCTGGGGGATTCCGATACGGGTCAACATCTCGCTGCTCGTTTTCCTGCCGGTGCTGGCTTGGATTATCGGTAGCGGGGCACAGATAGCGGTGTACGCGGGTATCGTGAGTTCCCTGTCGGGCGTGACGCTCGATCTCACGACACTGACCGCGGGCCAGACGCCGTGGCTCATCGGCACCGCTGCGGCCGTCGGCCTGTTCGTCAGCGTCGCCCTCCACGAGCTTGGCCACGCTTGGGCGGCGATGCGCTACGGGCTCGGCGTCGAGTCGATTACGCTCTGGATTCTCGGCGGCCTCGCCAGCCTCGAATCCATGCCCAAGGAGTGGAACCGGGAGCTCGTCATCGCGCTGGCTGGCCCTGCTGTGAGCGTGCTGACCGGTATCGCCTGCTACGCCGCGCTGTTTGCCCTGCCCGCGAGCGCGCAGGTGACGCTGTTCCTCGTCGGCTGGCTGGCCGTCACGAACCTCTTTCTCGCCGTGTTCAACATGGTCCCGGCGTTCCCGATGGACGGCGGCCGCGTCCTCCGGGCGCTGCTGGCGCGCAAGCGGCCCTACGCTCAGGCGACACGTATCGCCGCCCGAATCGGCACCGCGTTCGCGGTCGTGTTCGCCGGCATCGGTATCATCTTTTTCGCCCCGATGCTCCTGTTGCTCGCGCTGTTCGTCTACGCCGCCGCCTCCAGTGAGTCCCGCACGGTCGCGCTCGCGGCCCTGCTTGAGGGCCTGACTGTCGATGACGTTGCCAGCCCACTCGACGCGACCATCGACGCCGACGCCAGCATTGAGGGTCTGGTCGACCGGATGTTCGCGGACCGACGGACGGAGTTCGCCGTCACGCGCAACGGCGACGTGGTCGGCGTCGTCACCGTCGCCGATTTCAAGGAACTCTCGAAGGCCGAACGCGAGGCCGATACCGTCGCCGACCTGATGGAGACCGACCTCCCGCGGTTCGTCTCGGACATGGCTGCCTTCGACGCACTGGTCGAACTCGACACCGCCCGGGCCTCAGCCGCCTTCGTCGACGGCCCTGACGGCACTCGTATGGTCTCTCGTGAGGACTTCTCCGGCGCGATGGAGATGCGGCGGTTGGTCGGTTCGCCGGAACCGTTCTGA
- a CDS encoding ZIP family metal transporter, with the protein MQSGFVELFVDLVGTDPLINGLVGGVIIATMNLVGASLVLVWRDPSERALDTALGFAAGVMLAAAFTSLIIPGIEEYSGGNPIPTLVGVALGALFLDRADGLVPHAHYLLTGSRRSDAANPSQDLSVDESKLTGVILFILAITLHNIPEGLAVGVGFGAAAGDPLKIGGALSLMLAIGIQNIPEGLAVSVAAINAGLDRRLYAVFSGIRSGVVEIPLAVLGAVAVVTIEPLLPYAMGFAAGAMLFVISDEIIPETHQRGYERIATLGLMAGVIVMLYLDIALAA; encoded by the coding sequence ATGCAATCCGGCTTCGTCGAACTGTTCGTCGACCTCGTCGGTACCGACCCGCTGATAAACGGTCTCGTCGGTGGGGTCATCATCGCGACGATGAACCTCGTCGGCGCGTCGCTCGTGCTGGTCTGGCGTGATCCCTCGGAGCGGGCGCTTGACACGGCGTTGGGGTTCGCCGCCGGCGTGATGCTGGCCGCCGCGTTCACGAGCCTCATCATCCCCGGCATCGAGGAGTACTCGGGCGGGAACCCGATTCCGACGCTCGTCGGTGTCGCCTTGGGCGCGCTGTTTCTCGACCGGGCCGACGGGCTCGTTCCCCACGCTCATTACCTGCTGACGGGAAGCCGGCGGTCGGACGCAGCCAACCCCAGTCAGGACCTCTCAGTCGACGAATCCAAACTGACGGGCGTCATCCTGTTCATCCTCGCGATTACCCTGCACAACATTCCGGAGGGGCTGGCCGTCGGCGTCGGCTTCGGCGCGGCCGCTGGCGACCCGCTCAAGATCGGCGGTGCGCTCTCGCTGATGCTCGCTATCGGCATCCAGAACATTCCGGAGGGGCTGGCCGTCTCCGTCGCAGCAATCAACGCGGGGCTGGACCGGCGGCTCTACGCCGTCTTCTCCGGGATTCGCTCCGGTGTCGTGGAAATCCCGCTGGCGGTGTTGGGTGCGGTCGCCGTCGTAACCATCGAACCGCTCCTGCCCTACGCGATGGGGTTTGCGGCGGGCGCGATGCTGTTCGTGATTTCCGACGAGATAATCCCCGAGACGCACCAGCGCGGCTACGAGCGCATCGCGACGCTCGGACTGATGGCCGGCGTCATCGTTATGCTGTACCTAGATATCGCGCTCGCGGCGTGA
- a CDS encoding CPCC family cysteine-rich protein: protein MSTETPGNPAARELGYCPCCGYQTLPEGRPGSYETCPVCHWLDDPIQFGDREFVSDTNHVSLTEARENFREHGACTPDEVDDCEEPTGIDRDPNWPYEE from the coding sequence ATGTCAACCGAGACACCCGGTAATCCAGCCGCACGGGAGTTGGGCTACTGCCCGTGCTGTGGCTACCAGACGCTCCCGGAGGGCCGGCCCGGGTCATACGAGACGTGTCCGGTGTGTCACTGGCTCGACGACCCAATCCAGTTCGGCGATAGGGAGTTCGTCAGCGATACGAACCACGTGTCACTGACCGAGGCGCGCGAGAACTTCCGCGAACACGGGGCCTGTACTCCAGACGAAGTCGACGACTGTGAGGAGCCGACCGGCATCGACCGCGACCCGAACTGGCCCTACGAGGAGTAA
- a CDS encoding DUF6360 family protein: MVDRIMKVNAYTTFDLLDGEVEGHGFEEEALAVLNVTAPRKNPDHIELQLEMDNTDLDAVKPHADSVTLSAAQARELAAELEEYAGKVEDAQSE, from the coding sequence ATGGTCGACCGCATCATGAAGGTCAACGCGTACACGACCTTCGACCTGCTCGACGGTGAAGTAGAGGGGCATGGCTTCGAGGAAGAAGCCCTTGCCGTGCTGAACGTGACCGCGCCGCGCAAGAACCCGGACCACATCGAACTCCAGCTAGAGATGGACAACACGGACCTCGACGCAGTGAAGCCACATGCGGACTCGGTGACGCTGTCAGCGGCTCAAGCTCGTGAACTCGCCGCCGAACTGGAGGAGTACGCAGGGAAAGTCGAAGACGCACAGTCGGAGTAG
- a CDS encoding nicotinate phosphoribosyltransferase, with protein sequence MTEEFDIVSPAAIREGRATDAYFDRTMEALEHAGKNPDVVAEVTANQFATGRWKLLAGLKDAAALLEGRPVDVDALPEGQLFDGGPVMRIEGSYREFCRLETALLGFLSHPTGIATRALEARYAAPESTVLSFGSRHVHPSIGAMVERAALLGGLDGISNVAAGEVVGRDAGGTMPHALMICFGRGNQEAAWQAFDAAVPEETPRIALTDTYSDETDEALRAAEAVDDLAGVRLDTTGSRRGDFRHIVREVRWTLDAYGHEDVDLFLSGGLSPTTLRELRDVADGFGVGSYVANADPLDFALDIVEVDGEPAAKRGKLTGKKSVYRTADGGHHVGLADREAPENAESLLEPLIRDGDIVREFDLDSAVERAATDAERVGYEGVTAAE encoded by the coding sequence ATGACCGAGGAATTCGACATCGTCTCACCAGCGGCGATTCGCGAGGGGCGGGCGACCGACGCCTACTTCGACCGGACGATGGAGGCGCTAGAGCACGCGGGAAAGAACCCGGACGTGGTCGCCGAGGTGACGGCGAACCAGTTTGCGACGGGGCGGTGGAAACTGCTGGCGGGGCTGAAAGACGCCGCTGCGTTGCTGGAGGGGCGGCCCGTAGACGTTGACGCGCTCCCCGAGGGCCAATTGTTCGACGGTGGCCCAGTAATGCGCATCGAGGGGTCGTACCGGGAGTTCTGTCGTCTGGAGACGGCACTGCTCGGATTTCTGTCGCACCCGACAGGTATCGCGACACGGGCGCTCGAAGCGCGCTACGCCGCGCCGGAGTCGACGGTGCTCTCCTTTGGCTCACGCCACGTCCACCCCTCGATAGGTGCGATGGTCGAGCGGGCGGCGCTGCTGGGCGGACTCGACGGCATCTCGAACGTCGCCGCGGGCGAGGTCGTCGGCCGCGACGCCGGCGGGACGATGCCTCACGCGCTCATGATCTGTTTCGGCCGGGGCAATCAGGAGGCGGCGTGGCAGGCGTTCGACGCCGCCGTCCCCGAGGAGACGCCGCGCATCGCGTTGACGGACACCTACAGCGACGAGACCGACGAAGCGCTCCGGGCGGCGGAAGCCGTCGACGACCTCGCGGGCGTCCGGCTGGACACGACCGGGTCCCGCCGTGGCGACTTCCGCCACATCGTTCGGGAGGTGCGCTGGACGCTGGACGCCTACGGCCACGAGGACGTGGACCTGTTCCTCTCGGGGGGCCTCTCCCCGACGACGCTCCGGGAACTTCGGGACGTGGCCGACGGCTTCGGCGTCGGGAGCTACGTCGCCAACGCCGACCCGCTGGACTTCGCGCTGGACATCGTCGAAGTAGACGGCGAGCCGGCAGCCAAGCGGGGGAAGCTTACCGGGAAGAAGTCGGTGTACCGAACCGCCGACGGCGGCCACCACGTTGGGCTGGCCGACCGTGAAGCGCCGGAGAACGCCGAGTCGCTGCTGGAACCGCTTATCAGGGACGGGGACATCGTCAGGGAGTTCGACCTCGATTCGGCCGTCGAGCGCGCGGCGACGGACGCCGAGCGGGTCGGCTACGAGGGCGTGACCGCGGCCGAGTAA
- a CDS encoding DUF3592 domain-containing protein, translated as MLSPRRSVALLFALALLTAGTGLAVSQYLTATGSDTTTGTVETVEMDSYTEIGRPTLGGNRYYQPNVTYTYRVDGQTYTGRDIAFGSDVDTNQRDRAARVLQNYAEGEPVTVYYDPTSPGDAYLVQRFDFFPAGVLVAFGLLLLGDALTPRTRWVRFVLSKIPLNQSERSPLEQSDAGDGVPDDPTRILDRDGTAPDESDSAAAPLDGRWAVVLWALCGLAALGTVATYLAVSRPPHDLIAYATVVVTVLGVGRFVYRCVA; from the coding sequence GTGCTCAGTCCCCGCCGCTCCGTCGCCCTCCTGTTCGCGCTCGCGTTGCTCACCGCTGGGACCGGTCTCGCCGTTTCGCAGTACCTGACAGCGACCGGCTCCGACACGACGACGGGCACGGTCGAGACCGTCGAGATGGACAGCTATACCGAGATCGGACGGCCAACGCTCGGCGGGAATCGGTACTACCAGCCCAACGTCACCTACACCTACCGCGTCGACGGCCAGACCTACACCGGACGCGACATTGCGTTCGGGTCAGATGTGGACACGAACCAGCGTGACCGCGCTGCGCGGGTGTTGCAGAACTACGCCGAAGGGGAGCCGGTCACCGTCTACTACGACCCGACTAGCCCCGGCGACGCCTACCTCGTCCAGCGTTTCGACTTCTTCCCCGCCGGCGTTCTGGTCGCGTTCGGCCTCCTGTTGCTCGGCGACGCGCTCACGCCGCGAACGCGGTGGGTCCGCTTTGTGCTGTCAAAAATTCCGCTGAACCAGAGCGAGCGGAGTCCGCTCGAACAATCCGACGCCGGTGACGGCGTTCCCGATGACCCAACGCGAATTCTCGACCGAGATGGCACTGCTCCTGACGAGTCCGACAGCGCTGCCGCCCCGCTGGATGGCCGCTGGGCTGTCGTCCTGTGGGCGCTCTGTGGCCTCGCCGCGCTCGGGACAGTCGCCACCTACCTCGCGGTCTCGCGGCCGCCCCACGACCTGATCGCCTACGCGACGGTCGTCGTCACCGTTCTCGGGGTCGGCCGCTTCGTCTACCGCTGCGTCGCCTGA
- a CDS encoding Hvo_1808 family surface protein, with protein MRKELLVALAVVLAGCTVPSFGGSDHPETPTGEDALGYENGYWYDDSVSVTTDDGLNESEREAVVARAMARVEQVRDLEFKEPVPVSVISRAEYQNRSGGNDSGGGSPPQDPWNDQVWEALLLIGEDSGSSESIDDTLSTTVQGYYSPSKDEIVIVSPTETPQIDRRTLSHELVHALQDQHFGLNGSAKTQDMQLSRQGVTEGEANYVRILYERRCGNDWGCIALPDRTTNGGSGGGDTSQEPSYNEGLFTVLYQPYVTGPRFIDQVRSDGGWDAVDALHDDFPDSTEQVLHPEKYPAEKPASVSVSDRSTDEWSRFDHEPVGDTVGETSIYATMYHNGQTEGDRYSYESEVSAGWGGDLVVPYRNGSGGYGYVWETRWDTEEDAKQFEQAYRAALTEEHGASQPRANVYVVPADSQFNDAFRVTRSGTTVRIVNGPTVSDLGEIHRAGE; from the coding sequence ATGCGTAAGGAGCTCCTCGTCGCGCTGGCGGTCGTCTTAGCGGGCTGTACGGTCCCATCCTTCGGCGGCAGCGATCACCCCGAGACGCCGACCGGGGAGGACGCACTCGGCTACGAGAACGGCTACTGGTACGACGATTCGGTGTCGGTGACGACCGACGACGGACTGAACGAGAGCGAGCGTGAGGCTGTCGTCGCCCGGGCGATGGCCCGCGTCGAGCAGGTCCGCGACCTAGAGTTCAAAGAGCCGGTCCCGGTTTCGGTCATCTCTCGGGCGGAGTACCAGAACCGTTCGGGGGGCAACGACAGCGGCGGCGGCAGTCCGCCACAGGACCCCTGGAACGATCAGGTGTGGGAGGCACTGCTGCTTATCGGCGAGGATTCGGGCAGCAGCGAGTCGATAGACGACACGCTCTCGACGACGGTGCAGGGCTACTACTCGCCGAGCAAGGACGAGATCGTCATCGTCAGTCCGACGGAGACGCCACAGATAGACCGGCGGACGCTCTCACACGAACTCGTCCACGCGCTACAGGACCAGCACTTCGGCCTGAACGGCTCCGCGAAGACACAGGACATGCAACTGTCACGGCAGGGCGTCACCGAAGGCGAGGCCAACTACGTCCGCATCCTCTACGAGCGCCGCTGTGGGAATGACTGGGGCTGCATTGCACTCCCGGACCGGACCACCAACGGGGGAAGCGGCGGCGGAGACACCAGCCAAGAACCGAGTTACAACGAGGGCCTGTTCACCGTCCTCTATCAGCCCTACGTCACTGGGCCACGGTTCATCGATCAAGTACGGTCCGATGGCGGCTGGGACGCTGTCGACGCGCTCCACGACGACTTCCCGGACAGTACTGAACAGGTGCTCCATCCGGAGAAGTATCCGGCCGAAAAGCCGGCCAGTGTCAGCGTTTCGGACCGCTCGACCGACGAGTGGAGCCGCTTCGACCACGAGCCAGTCGGCGACACGGTCGGCGAAACGTCGATTTACGCGACGATGTACCACAACGGCCAGACGGAAGGCGACCGTTACAGCTACGAGAGCGAGGTTTCGGCGGGCTGGGGCGGCGACCTCGTCGTGCCCTACCGCAACGGCTCCGGCGGCTACGGGTACGTCTGGGAGACCCGCTGGGACACCGAGGAAGACGCGAAGCAATTCGAACAGGCGTATCGGGCGGCGCTGACCGAGGAACACGGCGCCAGCCAGCCCCGCGCCAACGTCTACGTCGTCCCCGCGGACTCGCAGTTCAACGATGCGTTTCGGGTGACGCGGTCCGGCACGACCGTCCGCATCGTCAACGGACCGACAGTGAGTGACCTCGGCGAGATTCACCGAGCCGGAGAGTGA
- a CDS encoding Hvo_1808 family surface protein, which produces MRRPFALICFCVVVLLLAGCQAPGAPASQTASSSDDLTPSEPATDYGSNDSAPAAPATDRLGYENGYWYNESLSVTTEDGLNETEREAVVARTMARVERIRGLEFNETVPVSVVSRAEYRDNAGGGETGESLRRFDNAKFEALFFIGEDRDSIAVQNSNRGESVLGYYSSQRGEIVIVSDSETPTISRGTLAHELVHALQDQHFGLESDARTRDQVQGRNGMVEGDAVAVTQTYTDRCGEAWRCIDRPAQSGGGGDDRHFGINFMQYFPYSDGPGLIGDLRERGGWSAVNDAYDDYPDGAAEVTYPERYPEWEPESVSLADQSSEDWERVRPSADRDRPDYAVVGPSAIAGSMAYTIADDYNESSVVQTGDVINYEDGSLDSSDPYNYDLPATDGWQGGRMHVYDDGDETAYVWKTAWESEADAREFADAWEAVIAHWGGTKTVEGHWVIEEGSPYTDAVAVRVNGDTVTVVNAPTTGELDEVHDA; this is translated from the coding sequence ATGCGTCGCCCTTTCGCCCTCATCTGTTTCTGTGTCGTCGTTTTGCTGCTGGCAGGCTGTCAGGCCCCCGGAGCGCCGGCCAGCCAGACGGCGTCAAGCAGCGACGACCTGACGCCGAGCGAGCCCGCGACCGACTACGGAAGCAACGACTCTGCCCCGGCAGCGCCTGCGACGGACCGGCTGGGCTACGAGAACGGCTACTGGTACAACGAATCACTATCGGTAACAACCGAGGATGGACTGAACGAGACAGAGCGCGAAGCCGTCGTCGCCCGGACAATGGCTCGCGTCGAGCGGATTCGCGGTCTGGAGTTCAACGAGACAGTGCCGGTCTCCGTTGTCTCCCGCGCGGAGTATCGCGACAACGCGGGCGGGGGCGAAACTGGCGAGTCGCTGCGCCGGTTCGATAACGCGAAGTTCGAGGCGCTGTTTTTCATCGGCGAGGACCGCGATTCCATCGCCGTCCAGAACAGCAACCGCGGCGAGAGCGTGCTGGGCTACTACAGCAGCCAGCGCGGTGAGATCGTCATCGTCAGCGACTCCGAGACGCCGACAATAAGCCGAGGGACGCTGGCTCACGAACTCGTCCACGCGCTACAGGACCAGCACTTCGGCCTCGAAAGTGACGCGCGGACGCGGGATCAGGTGCAAGGCCGAAACGGAATGGTCGAAGGCGATGCCGTCGCCGTCACCCAGACCTACACCGACCGCTGTGGCGAGGCGTGGCGCTGCATCGACAGGCCCGCCCAGAGCGGCGGTGGCGGCGACGACCGCCACTTCGGCATCAACTTCATGCAGTATTTCCCCTACAGTGACGGCCCCGGTTTGATCGGGGATCTCCGAGAACGCGGCGGCTGGAGTGCCGTCAATGACGCCTACGACGACTATCCAGACGGGGCCGCCGAGGTGACGTACCCCGAGCGATACCCCGAATGGGAACCCGAGTCAGTCTCGCTTGCGGATCAGTCGAGCGAGGACTGGGAGCGAGTCAGACCCTCGGCTGACCGCGACCGACCGGACTACGCTGTCGTCGGTCCCTCCGCTATCGCCGGTTCAATGGCGTACACCATCGCGGATGACTACAACGAGTCGAGCGTCGTCCAGACGGGAGACGTCATCAATTACGAGGACGGATCGCTGGATAGCAGCGACCCGTACAACTACGACCTGCCCGCGACTGACGGCTGGCAGGGCGGCCGGATGCACGTCTACGACGACGGCGACGAGACGGCGTACGTCTGGAAAACGGCATGGGAAAGCGAGGCCGACGCCCGCGAGTTCGCCGACGCTTGGGAGGCGGTTATCGCTCACTGGGGCGGCACCAAAACCGTAGAGGGCCACTGGGTCATCGAGGAAGGCAGTCCCTACACTGACGCTGTCGCCGTCAGAGTCAACGGGGACACGGTCACCGTCGTGAACGCACCGACGACTGGGGAACTCGACGAGGTGCACGATGCGTAA